The genomic stretch GGCTGCTGGCTCTTTACTTGTAGTTAAGCACTCTTAACGTTACTGgtttctgtatgtatttttctgtcttcgCATTGCCAGCAACCTCTGTTAAGAATTTGCCCTTCAGTGTGTAGATATGTGCTTTCCCCACATGCCAATGCTAATCTGTGCTCTGGCTTCCTATgctccttctccagcttgtctGCACACAAGAAAAATCCCTGTCTTGTTTCAGCTGTAGCCTGCCCAAGGCTAATCCAAGCAAATAATCTAGGGAGATAGTCTTCTCTCTTCAAAATATCCCTCCATGGTTTTGATGGTGCTAGTAATTTTGGAGCAGTAGGGGAGGAGATGCTGTTACTTGTGTTAGGAGTTCTGCCTCTGCCCAAGGAATGTCTGAGTGCAGCTGCCTAATGGTGAGACAGACTCTGGGACTAAGGGCAGGAGAGGTGAAGGAATGTGGTCTAACATAAGTCTAAACTGGGAAACCCTTTTTATCTGCACATTTATTTCCCTTCAGTGCTGGTGGAATACTTTCTAGCCCCGCAGCTAGGCAGAGCCAAGTACACACAAGCACTTTTGTGGTATTGACAGGATATGTACAACAGTCCTTAGTTGTCTTTAGTTCTGTGCTCTAGAAGGTGCTTTGTGGAAGTGCTGTCTTTGTGTAAAAACCCCACAGTCTCAAATGCACACGTGCAACCATCTGATCTGTGTGCTAGGAGCCCTGGGCTCCACAGTTGGCCTGGAGAACACCTTTCCCCCTTGCTCAGCTCCCACTGCTGTAGACAGTGGATAAAGTCTTGGTAATGACTGAATGCATCTGAAGAGTAAATTTGACTTCACAATGTGAAACATAAACTGCTGCAAGGCCCCAGCCTGTGTAGAAGATCCAATTTAACCCAAACTAACTATACTATAGGACTATGTGGACACTATTAAAAAGGAGATGTTTGCTGTCTACAGTAATGTATGTTGTTTTATGGAGTATTCTTCCCAGTTTGGAGAGGGAAGGTAGAGGAGTGAAGGACAAAACAGTCGACAGGCAAAGCTCaagactggaaaaaagcaacacTACAGAGCTTGGAGAAATGGGCCTTGCAGCGTGCTCCATGCAGCCTCTTTCATCCGTGTGTGATCCCAGTAATGACGCCctgatgctgctgctttaaGGCTATGCAGTTTAAGCTGCAAGACCCTAGAGTTCTTCCTTAGTGTTCTGTATTGGAATTACTTTTTCTGCctggttttctctctcttttaaatGGGTGCTTAATAACTGCTTGTTTTAAACTCATATCCTGGaaaaaaactgaatttcaacacacacatatgcatacCCTGCTGTATTACCAGCCCTGATCTAAGAACACAGGTTCTGCATTTCATTGCTATTTGTTGAAGTTGGTATTAGTCTTGTCTAGTCACTTGGTGTTGAAATTCTCTCATCTCCTGGCACTGAGTTAGACAGGTAGGTTCCTGTCCTCTAGGAAATAGTCTGCTGTGGATAAGCGTCTTGAAAACGGGCTCATCTGAGTTTCTTTTGTGAAAGCCTATTTCAAGTGTGGGTAGTATCAACCCAGTTAGACTGAGTTAGATATTCACAATCTTAACTTGGTAAAGTGAGAGGTATTCAGAAAGTTGTTTTCAAACGCTCAGcttcttaaagaaaagagattgACTTGCATGTGCTTTGTCTGGGTGCTTGTCTGTCTATCCTTCAAGTGCCTCGTGAACCTACTAGTGAAGAGTAACAACGCTGGAGGAAGGGATGACATTTCAgagataattaatttttttacagttttgcatGGGCGGTAGAGGGGGGGAGCAGAGTTAATGGCCCATTCAGGAAGGATATGCAGAGCTCGGATGTTCATTCTGTTTGGCAGTGGGCAGCCAGCGAATCTTCCAGGGCACGTGGCCGGATTAGCCACAGCACAGCCATGGGGCAAGGGGAGGCAAATTAGGGGGACAAAGGATACAAATCTGGAGGAAACTGGAGGTTCTTTAGTTCTACTGCTCCTGGAACAGCTCatttggcttttaatttttgtcccCTTAGCAAAGCTGGTGGGTAATTGAGGACTGAATATATCAGGCTTTACCAGCTCAATTCCTGGTGCGTGTTGAAGAGTTTCCTCTGGAGGAGTTTGGGGCACCAGCTAGCATGCCAGTGCAGCAGTAAGGCACAGCCTGTCACATGAAGGAGACTGGTGTATGGTTGAGCTAAAGCAGGCAGAAACCTCCTGCAGAATTTTTTGATGTAGCTTGAATTGTCTGACACTGATTTCCCTTTGCGCATGGCAGAAGGCCCAAGCCTCCTTTCGCCAGTGCCTGCCACACACACTGTGGGTAAAAAGGGTGAGGGCCAGAAGAGGCTGGGAAGGGTGGGGTACTGCACAGGAGCAGACCAGGAGAGCAGAGTGTGTTGCTTAACCATGCTTGTCTCTTCCCCAGAATGTATGAACTCTGAACTGCTGGAAGAGCTGATGTCTTCAGAAGGTGAGTCTTTGAGTCACCCCTTCATGGTGTGGCCTTTCCAGGGGAGGAAGACTGTCTTGTGTGACTTTACCCAGCTGACAGTCTTGTGACTGCAGGCTTGCCCTCATCTCTTCTGGGCTCTGGACACAGACTCTGTTCTCAGTGTCTTGCCAGTCCCCGAGAGAGGTGTGAGGACCAGGAGAGCCTGTCTCTTTCATATCGCAAGGCCGATTTGAAGCTCAAAGACTGTTACTGTGAGGTGGCCTCCTTGTGGCTCCGCAGCTCAGCGCCCATTGGCAGCTCTTGGCTAAGTGTGGGAGTGATGAGTTTTGTAACCAACCATGGGCTTCTCTTTCCCCAGTGTTTGCTCCCTTGCTCCGCCTCTCCCCTCCACCTGGAGATCACGACTACATCTATAACCTGGATGAGAGTGAAGGTGTCTGTGACCTCTTTGACGTGCCTGTCCTCAACCTCTGACTTCTCAGTGCGGCTGTGAGCCTCGCAAACACAGACCGTTTTGTAACTCTTTGGAAAGTGTCTATTTTTGGATTCCTTTTGTGCTAGAGCTCAATGAGTGAGTGATTCAGAGATGCTCTCATATGGACTCAGAACCAAGAGATGTGGACTTGCAAGGCCGGGAGCCTCCCTGtagcttcttcctcttcctctgttgCACGTGCAACTCACCCCACCGCATCTCTCTCCACTGGATCCTGGGCCTCGCTTCAAAGGGCCTGTGTTTTGACGTTCCCAGTTCACCCATAGAGTTTGCCCATGTGCCTCTCTGAGCTTCCTCAAATCTGCATGCCTTGGTTTTTCCTGCACTCCTAGAGGCACTTTGCACCTTCTAGGTACCAGCTGCTACAAGGAGCCCTAATATCATGGTCAGTTCACAAGCCCAGAGGTAGTTAGCTAGATTTTTCAATGTGAGCAGTTTAGATCGGGGTGGTTATATTTCTGAAtgacaatgaggaaaaaaatatggcaCCAAAGTGTCCATTTCTTCCAGTGACTCCAGACCAAGCTAGTATGTTTTacaagaaaaagcactttttttagCCAGCTGTGCCTCCTAGTGGGACTCAGGAATTGAGCATTCCTAGTAGGACCCAGGAGCTGAGTCTTGCCCTGCTTGTGCATCAGCAGGAATGCTGGTTCTGCATTCACCAGTCTGCTGATGCATGAGCCCAGGAGCTCCAGCTCCTTGTacagcagctgtgctgtttcTACAGGGCTAAAGAACAGGTGCCAgtatgtttttttgttttgttttgtttttaatttttatttggttttgcctGAGTGAAGAGATGTTTCAAAGGATAAGACTGCTCCAGCTGGTGCCTGTAAGGTACTCCAGGTACATCAGAGCCTGCTCATATTTGCAAGTAGCTGTCTTCTCCAACCATTGCACTTGAGCCTTCAACTGTCTAAAAGGCAACCAAGGAGTAACAATTCAGTAGTACTTTGCCATGACAAGTTACTAGGTGTTGTCAAAATAGTgcttccccccctttttctctcttggcATTTGCTCAGGATCAGACTTCCTGTACATTTGAATTTGCTCCTCTAGGGCCCATACCCACGCTCCCAATTCCTGATCCTGTGGGCAGGTTGCTACCTAGTGTGATGCTTTCTCTGCATCATTTTTCTGCAagattttcttcattgctttgtAATGGAAGGTCTGCTGTTGGGTTCGTTACGATGATCAGGTGGTACCAGTCTTGGACCCTGGTGCATTTTAGTTGGAGTAAAATGCCCTGATGGATTTGTGTTGTATTTTGCAAGCCCCAACTTTGGTTTTTGGTTAGATCCTGTATTTGAGTGTCTTCAGTTTTGCACATCTTCCTGCTGATGCAGTGGTAGCAGCTGTCTTGCCTTTCCCGCTCCGCAAACTGCCGAAGAGAGGACCAGGCCAGGAGCATGGCTGGCCATAGCAGAGAGGTATCTTGCAGCCATCCACGTAACCAGCTGATGTTTAACTTCTCTGCTTAGCTGCTCACCACCTGTGAACCACACAACCAGCTGGAGCACCAGCAATAAGGGATGTAAAGTCTTCAATTCTTGGAGTCTGCAGAGGTGAGAAGAGTATATGTTTGGCACCTGTGTCCCCGAGGTGGCTCCTCAGGCCATCTTATTCTGTGTGAGACTCCTCCAAAAGAGCTGttcctctctgcagccctgTAGCACTGGCATCCTCTTTGGGAAAAGCGTGAAGACTTCAGGAGGAACAACAGGACGCTCTCTAGTTTGGCAGCGGGCAGCTGCTGCCGGCGAGACAGCTGTGGCGTGGGACCCCACCAGGCCATGAACTTCTAGCCTGCATGCAGCCAGTCCCTGAACTTTCCCTCCTTTGCATGGAAGCTGACCAAACACCCTCGGTCCTGCGTGCGTGTTAGCTAGGCTCTGTGGCTTTGGTGTAGTTCGAGCTCTCTGTGTACTGCCTGGCCCTTGCCCTCCTTCAAAGTGTTCGTGTTTGCCACCAGTTAGACAACCTTCGGAAAAGGATACCTAGAGAAAAATTTTACAGTCGCAAATGAACTTTTGATTCATatataaagattatttttatacttttttttgcaaggaaagaaaattgccTGTAATATTTGTACAGTGTTCTCTGACgtgaataaacaaaaaactttcAAGAGTTTCCCACCCTGCCCCGGCCTGCGCCTCCCCTCGGCCGAGCCCGGAGGGACGGGGTTCCCCCCAAAAGTGGGGTGCTGGCCGTCCCCCTCATCCACCGGCGGGGCCGGTCCCTTTGCCGGTGGGAGGCCCCGTCCTCCGCGCGGAGGTGGGTCCCGCCGAACCCGCGTCAGCTCAGGTGAGGGGGCCGGCCCGGGCCTGCTCGGGGCTGGGTCCGGCAGCGCCAtcgagggcggcggcggcagcagggCCTCTGGGGCGGTGGCGGGGCGACCCGGAactgcggggcggcggggcggggagccgTGCCGAGCGGTGACGGTGCCGCCGCGGGAGCCATGCCGCCGCCCAAGGACGTGGTGAAGATTGCTATCCAGATGGTGGGAGCCATCCCGCAGCTCATCGAGCTGCAGCAGGTACTGCCCGGCACTtcccaagccccccccccctctcgCGGACCCCTGACCCCAGCTCATGGCCGCACTCTCACTTGCAGACCAAGCCCCTCGCCTCGGTGCTCAAGGACGTCTGCGACGCGTGAGTACTGCACCCGCCGCCCAACACCGGGTCGTGGCAGCCCACGACCGGGCCGCTGCTGGCCCGGTGGCGACCGGCACTAGCCATACGGCGCTGTGACCGGCCGCCTGTCGCCGCAGGTGGAGCCTGCCCAACGCCGAGCGCTACGCCCTGCAGTACGCAGACGGGCGGCAGACCTACATTACCGAGTCGGTGAGACGTCCCCCaacctctcccctgccccaccgGCACAGTGCTCACCAGCTCACCGGTTCCTTTCTCCTTACAGAACCGCGGGGAGATTAAGAACGGGAGCATTTTACGGCTGACCACCTCCCCGGTACATCTCTCTGTCCCCCCCATCTCCTTCTCCACCACCTGCTCTGGTGGGATGTGCCCCTGCAATGGGGCGATGCGGTGCTCCAAGccctctgctgctgccgccTCGCTCGGTGACTTCTGGCTCATGGCGGCTCCTCTGGGTGCCTCAGACCCATCAGACCTGTCTCAACCTTCATTCTCCCTTGGCAGAGCTTGGGGGAGTTTGAAGAGAAACTAAATCATCTTGAGATGCTTTGGACGCGTGGGCCAACTCATCAAGCGTTCTTAGCGTCGTGCCAGCTTGATCTCCTTCCTCAGTTCCTTCTGGTCTCTGCTCTGGTGGCTCTGTCTCTTGGTCCAGCTCCTCACTGGGGCTGCTCTAGCCTGAACTTCCTTCCAAAACTTGTGCTTAAGCTCTTCCAGCCTTCTCCAAGCTTCTTGCTGCCTTTCGATGAGCCCCTTTGGCTTGATTCTTTCCTTCCTGGTAGGACCAAGAAGCAGAGAGGTTGTACAGCGGGATCCAGAGCAACAACTCGGATGTGAAGACTGACTCGCTGAAGAAGCTTGCAAGCCTCTCCCAAGACGTTACTTTTGCTCAGGAGTTCATCAACAGGAATGGCTTGAAACAAATCTTCTATATTGTGGAAGAAGGGAATGCGTGAGTATCATGAGAGGACTTTACTTGCAGTTCttaacttttcttcttccttgctcATGCGGTATGAGCTCCAAGCCAGGTGTTAGAGTGGACTCGGTTCATGTTCCTGGCTTGTTGATCCCTGTGCTGCGGCACGAAGGGCAGCGCTGGCAGCAGGGTGCTTGGCTCTGCAGGCTCCTTACCTGCAGGTACATGGCTGTGTCCCCGCATGCTGGCAGCTGGTGGAAGGTCCCCAGGGGTCTGTGGTCCTGACTCCTTGTGAATGTGCCCAGACTTTAACCTCCCATCCCTTTGCTGGCTGGGTCATTTGCTGCCAAGAAACCTCCTGTGATGATTgtagcctctgctgctgctcattcCTGCCACCCCGAATAATCCCTCTGCCATGAGGTTTTAGCTGCGAGAGGTCTGCAGGCAGCTCAACAAAACCCTGGTTACCAAACTAGTGCCTGCCTGACTCTTTCAGGATGTGATGGTGCATCTCCTCTGAGCTCCTGTCTCACAGAGGATGTGGAGCCCAAAACCAGGCAGTGCAGTGCATGCTTTTTGGAAGTAGGGGGAGGGATTTGGGGTAATTTGGCTTCCCCAAAGGCTTGTCTGCAGTGATCTTTGTACCACGGTTACACGGCTTTCCAGAAACTGTTGAACTTCGCCTGCCTCGACTTCCTGGGATGACTAAGCGAGAGTACGATTTCTTACCCAACAGTCtctctttccattcttcttctgCTTGCTACTCCCTGCTTCTCTAGTTATTTCTAACTTACCCACCAATGTGCAACTGTAATCCTGCCTTATGGTGGTGATGGTGGGGTATCTGGACACACCTCACTGCCTTTGCTCATCTGTTCCTCCAGTACAGGGGAGATGCTAGCTCACACCCTGAAGGCCTTCATGGAGCTAATGGAGCATGATTTTGTTTCCTGGGAGACTCTTAGTGCAGCCTTCATCAAGAAGGTAAGTGCCTTCTGCAGGTTCCAGAGCCTGTGCCCTTGGGATTGGTTCCTTGTTGCCCTCATCACTCAGGTTCAGCCTGCCATCGATGGATGGTTTTGTGTCTCGTAGATAGTGAGCTATGTCAACATGAACATGGTGGATGCATCTGTCCAGCAGCTCTCTTTGTCTATCTTGGAGAACATGGTACCCACCAGTCGCCTCCTCTTTGACCTAGTCAAAAAAGAAGTGACGTTGGATCGTCTTCTCACCCACCTGCAGGTGTAAGTGGAGAGGCCAGAGCACCGTTCACCACCATCCCAAAGCTGGTGGGGATAAGGCAGTGGAGGGGATTTCTGTGGGTGGGCAGCCAGTCCTGCCCTCGCTGCTGGGGGAGGGATGGACTGTCCTGGAAATGATCTCATTTCCAGGTCAGATTCGTTCATTCATGGCTTGTTTTATTCAGATATTTTAGTTCTTGAGCTGACCTGCCATTTTTGTGGCATTGGCTCTTCCTTCCGTTTCCCCAGTGTATTTAGGAGCAGTAGTATATTCCCTGCAACTTGGAGTACTGGTGCTGTACTGAACAGAGTTTGTTAAACCGCTCAGCTAAGGCAGGTCCTTCATTCCCACATCTGCCTCATACCTCTGCATCTCTTCAGTTTGGaggtttttctttctagaaaatgGAGAGACTTGTGCCCAGGGCTCCTGTCAGACAGGAGTCTGCTGCTCACCCTGGGTTTTCCTGCAGCTCCAAAATGCTGCACCCACAGGTGTGCACAGAGCAATATCTGATCCACCTATGGACCATCTCACCCCCAGTCCCGCTGTCAGCAGTTGCTCACTCATGGCTCTGGCCTCTCTGGATCCCCCAGCTCCATGCAGTGGGGTCCAGCagtgaaggagggagaggactCTACCTTGGGGGAGGGCAAGACCATCCTCGGAGCTGGTGACTCTCCCCATCCTCATCATCCTCCTTCTGCAGGACAAATGCCCAGCTACAGCTGAAGGCGATGGCCCTGCTCATTgcgctgctgctggctgcgACAGATGCTGAACGGCGGGTAAGGGGCTGCTCTCATCACAGGGCGATGGCAGGGTGGTGGGCATTGCAGATCCAAACACCACAGTGCCCCTGTCAGAGGTGCTCTGCCGAGAGGCCTCTGCTGTCTCACACCCCTTGGAGTAGTTTTGGGGGGATGCAAGATCTCAAATGACAGGAGAAGTATCACGGCTAGTGGTGGCACAGTGACTGTGATGGCCTAGAACCAGCACCTGGCACATCTGGGCCACCATGGCTGGGCCCCCCTGTGATGGGGTCTTGGGCAGCTGGGTCCTCTGCTGTAGTGTTTGTGTTCTCTGGGATGGCAGGGCAGTGAGAGGAGCCTGAAGATGTTTCAAGTCAGTGTCCTCACTCTGCCTCTTCTCCTTGACTGACACAACCTGTCCTGGCAGCCTGGTGGGGCAGGATCTGTTTGAGCCCCATTGGGGTGGACTAgtcctggctgccagggcagtGGAAGCTGGGGGCAGGTCTCCTGCTCACCAGTGTCATTCCTGAGACTGTTGGTTCCTTTGTTCTCACCCTACCTGTGGCTCAAAGCCAGGCATAGCAGGAAAGCAGGTCTCCAGAGGGAAAACCAACTTTTTGGGGGGAAATGGTGGTGTGCTGAGTTGGGGAACGTCTCACAGCCTCTTCCCTTCCTAGGACATGATGGACTACTTGAGGGAGAAGAATATCAGGCAGTTTATCCACAAGGTGAGGAGGTGGGGTCATGCAAGGGTCTGCTCTGTGCTTCATCCTCTggccttcctccccagcccctgtcccctCAGCCCCTGCCTTCGGTGACTGTGCCTGGCTGGGTTCCCTGCGTGCCACACACCCCTTCCTTGATGACTCCTGtgagtgctgccatgctggCACCCATGTGCCCAGGTTTGCACCTCCAGCTGCCTGCGCTTTAGCACACCCAGCTCTCACCCAACCCCAGGGGGAGCTGCGCGCTTCCTAACGCCCCCTCGAGCAGCAGGAAGGACCTGTTGGGCTTTGGCTGTTTTGGCCTGGGCTTGGAGGaaccaggagcagcagcctgggggaACCTTCTCACTCACGGTCTCCTGTAGAACATCATCCACAGCTCTGAGCCACTGGGGGATGAGATGGCCCATTACCTGTACGTGCTGCAGTCTGTCAGCCTCAACCTGTGTGAGCGCCGCATGAGGACCTCCATGGATCCCTACTCACAGGTCTGGGAGCACTCTTCCTGCGAGTCTGGCCCTGCTCTTTTCCACCTGTGGAAGTAGAGGCGGGTGCCTTTGAGTGAACCCAGCACATTTGATTTCATCGTCAGTTTGTCCTGGGAGAACCTGCTTGCGTAGAGTTCACTGGCATCCCcttctctctgctctccctccaGGAACAGCGGGAGCTCCTCCAGTCTTTGCGCCAAACTGCCTTTGAGTCGGAGAGTGAGGCGCCTGCCAGCAACGTCAGCACCGAGCGCCGGCGATCCCTGTGTGCCAAAGAGTTCCGCAAGCTGGGCTTCATGGTGCatcccccctgcatcccctccccagccccatgctggCTCCACCACCTGGCCTTGGCGGCACCTTCTGATGGCTTCCCTAAGCCTGGTGTCCCTGTTGATCCTGATGGGCTGCCAGGCAGTACTTCCCTTCTTGTCCCTTGGCACCACTACATAGCAAGTGCTGTGGAGCTGCCGGGACTCAAAAGGCAAACCCCATGGCTGCATcaggaggatgctgctgctcggagaagaaagcagcagtggcTAAATTACATCCTTTTGTGTCCTCCTAGAACAACAGCAACCCAGCAGAGGACCTCCGCCGTGCCCCACCAGGACTCCTTGCCCTCGACAACATGGTCTATTTCTCCAGGCACACCCCCAACGCCTACAGCAGGGTGCGTGCTCTCTCCCAGAGAACTCCTTGGTGGAGAGGTGCTGGTGATTCTccaccttcttttcctttccctgtgaCCTGTCCTTGGCCAAACTCAGGCGAGGATGTCCCTTTTGGGCAAGTGTCCTACTGTTGCCCTGTTTCAGATGGAGCTGAGTCCTCCCTGTGGGTAGGAGCAGCCATTTGAGGCCGGTGGCACTGAAGGGTCCCCATAATTTTTAGTGTTTTGCCCACAGCTTGGCTTCCAGGCCTTGTTCACATCTGAGCAAAACAGGGCAATTTGGGCAAAACCAGCCAGTGGCTGCAGATCATCAGCCACGCTCTGACCTGCTGTGCCTGTTATCAGCTCCCgcactgctgcagaggaaggaggaggctaGGGCTGTTTTCTGGGAGAGCGAATTACTTCTGTTAGGGATGGCTCAACTGGGGGGGACAGCTCACCCTCTGAGTCCGTGGCCCATGTAATGCAAGGCAATGACCCTCTCCTCCAGTTTGTCCTCGAGAACAGCAGCCGGGAAGACAAACATGAATGCCCCTTTGCTCGAAGCAGCATCCAGCTCACCTTGATCCTCTGCGAGATCCTGCACGTTGGAGAGCCATGTATGTGTGTGCCCCAGCTTGTCcttctctctgccctgctgTCTGCCAGCTGGCAGGAGTGGGGACaagctgccagggcagggggctgcgtATGTGGGGCCACCAGGCTCTGGCATAGCTGacagcaggggaaggggaggtaGGGCTGGGAAATGTCCAGGTTCTCCTGGACACTGAAATCCCCTGGAAAAACTGGGGAGTCTGGCATCATCTGTCCTTCTCACCACAGGCTCGGAGACAGCTCAGGCCTTTTACCCTATGTTCTTCGGGCAGGATCATTTCTTTGAAGAGCTCTTCTGCATCTGCATCCAGCTGGTGAACAAGACCTGGAAGGAGATGCGCGCTACCCAGGAGGACTTTGACAAGGTGTGAGGGGATGCTGGAGCTCTGCACAGAAGCTGGGACCACGGGCCGTCCACAAATTCAGGGGCTCTAGTGAGCATCACCAGACTGGGGGTGATGTCCTGGGCCCTGCAGGTGCTGCAGGTGGTGCGGGAGCAGATCACCAGGACCCTGTCCCTCAAGCCCACCTCCCTGGAACTATTCAAGACCAGAGTGAACGCACTGAACTACAGTGAGATCCTGAAGCTGCGGCAGACAGAGCGGCTGCACCAGGAGGAGACGCTGGCTGTGCCCGTGCTGTGagtgggctgtgggcagggagccAGAGCTGCGATGGGGGGCCGTGGGGGAGATgtcatggggctgggggaggtcAGTGAGTGCCTGCTGAAGTGGCCGTGCTCCTCTTCTGCTGGCTCTTTCCCCAGGGAGTTACGTGAGAGGCTGAAGCCGGAGCTCCTGGAGCTGATCCGACAGCAGCGCCTGCTGCACCTCTGCGAGGGCACCCTCTTCCGCAAGATCAGCAGCCGCCGCAGGCAGGGTGAGTGCCAGCCCTCTGCTCCTGGGTGGGTGTCCTGGGAGGGGATCAGAGGCTTGTGCCCATGTCCCCTGCCACTGGGGAAGTCACAATTAATCTGTGGGGAGTAGCATGCCCAGCTCCCTAGATGGCTGGCTGTGGGCTAACCCACAGGGTGGGACCAAATGGTGTGTGCTCATGAGGGGGCAGCTCCGTCCACCCAGGGAAGGGGACCTCAGCAGAGGGAGGCTGAGCATTTCCCAATGGCCCTTCTTCTGCAGACAAGATCTGGTACTGCCGCCTGTCACCCAACCACAAGGTGCTGCACTATGGGGATGTGGAGGAGGGGGTGCTCTCTCCCCCCATCGAGAGCCTGCCAGAGAAAAGTAGGTGATGGGGAGACAGAGAcggtgggaaggagggaggggaggccTCTGCCCACTCCATCTGTGATATGCTGGGGATGCCT from Pelecanus crispus isolate bPelCri1 chromosome 8, bPelCri1.pri, whole genome shotgun sequence encodes the following:
- the ELMO3 gene encoding engulfment and cell motility protein 3, yielding MPPPKDVVKIAIQMVGAIPQLIELQQTKPLASVLKDVCDAWSLPNAERYALQYADGRQTYITESNRGEIKNGSILRLTTSPDQEAERLYSGIQSNNSDVKTDSLKKLASLSQDVTFAQEFINRNGLKQIFYIVEEGNATGEMLAHTLKAFMELMEHDFVSWETLSAAFIKKIVSYVNMNMVDASVQQLSLSILENMVPTSRLLFDLVKKEVTLDRLLTHLQVTNAQLQLKAMALLIALLLAATDAERRDMMDYLREKNIRQFIHKNIIHSSEPLGDEMAHYLYVLQSVSLNLCERRMRTSMDPYSQEQRELLQSLRQTAFESESEAPASNVSTERRRSLCAKEFRKLGFMNNSNPAEDLRRAPPGLLALDNMVYFSRHTPNAYSRFVLENSSREDKHECPFARSSIQLTLILCEILHVGEPCSETAQAFYPMFFGQDHFFEELFCICIQLVNKTWKEMRATQEDFDKVLQVVREQITRTLSLKPTSLELFKTRVNALNYSEILKLRQTERLHQEETLAVPVLELRERLKPELLELIRQQRLLHLCEGTLFRKISSRRRQDKIWYCRLSPNHKVLHYGDVEEGVLSPPIESLPEKIPVADMKMLLVGKECPHTKEKSSGKQNKDVLELAFSIVYDVEEYCLNFIAPTRYEFCLWTDGLNVLLGKDMTSERTQTDLDVLLSMELKLRLLDLENISIPDTPPPIPKPPSNLNFCYDFRHAEQ